A region of Marnyiella aurantia DNA encodes the following proteins:
- a CDS encoding DUF1648 domain-containing protein, producing the protein MRTKFTLVINVILLAFIWLYPALYYADLSETIPVHFSGDGTPDGFGNRSMIWVEACIATLLFGICTYVYFNPAKINLPEDFKKNTSAIRNFISLLCTGILLIFGWISYHTVQLAMGNDAEFSMSPGIILGFLYVGIIGLIIYLGKANGRAEQNENTSN; encoded by the coding sequence ATGCGGACGAAATTTACATTAGTTATCAACGTGATTTTACTGGCCTTTATATGGCTTTACCCAGCTTTATATTATGCGGATCTATCGGAAACCATCCCTGTTCACTTTTCCGGCGATGGGACGCCAGACGGATTCGGAAACCGCAGTATGATTTGGGTGGAAGCCTGCATTGCAACTCTTCTTTTCGGCATCTGCACCTACGTGTATTTTAATCCAGCCAAAATTAACCTTCCGGAAGATTTTAAGAAGAATACAAGTGCGATACGTAATTTCATCTCCTTGCTATGTACTGGAATTCTTCTCATTTTTGGTTGGATTTCCTACCATACCGTTCAGTTAGCTATGGGTAATGATGCTGAATTTTCAATGTCCCCCGGGATTATTCTCGGGTTTCTGTATGTAGGGATTATAGGGCTGATCATTTACCTGGGAAAGGCTAACGGTAGAGCTGAACAAAACGAAAACACTTCAAATTAA
- a CDS encoding C40 family peptidase, whose protein sequence is MGKAVCNVSAAPLRLEPTHRSEMVSQMLYGETADVLETAGHFQKVRMDYDGYEGFVHHTQLTAISDEEFSTRPVHIFTELFGFAGSDSVMISMGSEVISRDKTEQFPATHESIAKTAMLFLNTPYLWSGRSFFGVDCSGFMQIVFKVHGLLLPRDAYRQAEEGTVLDFIEESLPGDLAFFEDEEGRIVHVGMMLEDQRIIHAYGKVRIDLMDSSGIFNTDLNRHTHRLRFVRRLL, encoded by the coding sequence CCGCTCCGCCTGGAGCCTACACACCGGTCCGAAATGGTCTCGCAGATGCTTTATGGCGAAACTGCCGATGTACTGGAAACAGCAGGTCATTTTCAGAAGGTACGTATGGATTATGATGGCTACGAGGGATTTGTACATCATACTCAGCTTACTGCAATTTCAGATGAAGAGTTTTCTACCCGGCCAGTCCATATCTTTACTGAATTGTTTGGTTTTGCCGGAAGTGATTCTGTGATGATCTCAATGGGCAGCGAAGTAATTTCCCGGGACAAAACCGAACAGTTTCCCGCGACGCATGAAAGTATTGCAAAGACCGCAATGCTTTTTCTTAATACGCCCTATTTGTGGAGCGGGCGGAGTTTTTTCGGCGTGGACTGCAGTGGCTTCATGCAGATTGTGTTTAAGGTGCACGGGCTTTTATTGCCGCGCGACGCCTACAGACAGGCAGAGGAGGGTACAGTGCTGGATTTTATTGAAGAAAGCCTGCCCGGCGACTTGGCTTTTTTTGAGGATGAAGAAGGAAGGATTGTTCATGTAGGAATGATGCTGGAGGACCAACGGATTATCCATGCCTACGGCAAAGTAAGGATAGACCTGATGGACTCTTCCGGAATTTTCAATACAGACCTGAACAGACATACACACCGACTTAGATTTGTTAGGCGACTCCTGTAA